One genomic segment of Caldimonas brevitalea includes these proteins:
- the fabD gene encoding ACP S-malonyltransferase translates to MGKHLFDEFPELVECASDLLGYSIKELCLEDRDGLLDQTEYSQPALYVVNALHYLHARRESEAGPDHVAGFSLGEYNALLAAHAFDFASGLKIVQQRAHFMGQARGGAMAAVVGLAETELRNQLARYCARDLTLANHNTPHQFVLSGSKAELERLKPFFSKMPGVELFAMLKTSGAFHSPAMSEAQQQFEGFLEGVALAELALPVISNVTARPYERDDVKSLMAKQITHPVRWTDTIAYLLDQGVEEFVEVGEGGVLARLIEKIKQDPDTPRTRSGPGLNAAPADPAAVSPGTPSPLLATIQARCAARPDKELLIYHDEAGTQAISGAALARKLAAAGSALTAHVAAQDRVVLLFPQGFHYGLGLLACWYANAVAVPTSITDPAELDQKRELLQAVMGGCGARFVLTSTLFEETVRTLVAPWGCQVLNIEDLTAGAAAVAPPRRCRHDDLALLLYTSGSTAQPKGVMLSHEAIRNSATSPLWGLSEQSRVVSWLPQFHAFGICLGLLSPLAHGATSIVFPPAQFVANPVLWFELIDRYQATHTGAPNFVFDYCCKSIDDDALSRLSLRSLQALACGGDVIHKEAYDRFVTRFATSTGLSPDVLAPNYGLSEAGPVTLKAPGQPISVMTLDRDALQAGRVSSAEGGKAIVGCGECDPRTRIVIVDPETRQPCPADRVGEVWLKGPVVAQGYFNNAEQTEVTFNGVLSNTGEGGFLRTGDLGFVADRQLYLVGREKDVIVVHGKKHHSSDIETSIRNGVQACHGACAVFAVEQEGGEGMRVVVVQEMPRGLDARFYERTHDEIVTCVSALYQIEIHDLVFIPTGTMPVTGSRKVRRKACRQNYEAALLEVLWCKAQAPVAPVEAVTSRDTTELANVIAVLKQRVLLPELGARAAQLQAGTTFSQLGLDSIRYIRLARKIESIFQVPFKPGQLFKHSTCEALAHHLLQQQTEPTRDVLYPQWRAYRDEGVQRLLDDCLHGRATLQQTLKSIKEGA, encoded by the coding sequence ATGGGGAAGCACCTCTTCGACGAGTTCCCGGAGCTCGTGGAGTGCGCCAGCGACCTTTTGGGCTATTCCATCAAGGAGCTGTGCCTGGAGGATCGCGACGGCCTGCTGGATCAAACCGAGTACTCGCAGCCGGCCCTCTATGTGGTCAACGCGCTGCACTACCTGCACGCGCGCCGCGAGAGCGAGGCCGGCCCGGACCACGTGGCCGGCTTCAGCCTCGGCGAATACAACGCCTTGTTGGCGGCACACGCCTTCGATTTCGCGTCCGGCCTGAAGATCGTGCAGCAGCGTGCGCACTTCATGGGGCAGGCCCGCGGCGGCGCGATGGCAGCGGTGGTCGGCTTGGCCGAAACGGAGCTTCGCAACCAGCTAGCGCGATACTGCGCCCGCGACCTCACGCTCGCCAACCACAACACCCCCCACCAGTTTGTCCTGTCGGGAAGCAAAGCCGAGCTGGAAAGGTTGAAGCCGTTCTTCAGCAAGATGCCCGGCGTCGAGCTGTTCGCCATGCTCAAGACCAGCGGGGCCTTTCATTCGCCCGCCATGAGCGAGGCGCAACAGCAGTTCGAGGGTTTCCTGGAAGGGGTGGCCCTGGCAGAGCTGGCCCTGCCCGTCATCTCCAATGTCACGGCACGGCCCTATGAACGCGACGACGTCAAGAGCTTGATGGCGAAACAGATCACCCACCCCGTCAGGTGGACCGACACCATCGCCTATTTGCTGGATCAGGGGGTCGAGGAGTTTGTCGAAGTCGGCGAAGGAGGCGTGCTGGCCCGCTTGATCGAGAAGATCAAACAAGACCCGGACACACCCCGAACCCGGTCCGGCCCCGGCCTGAATGCCGCGCCCGCCGATCCCGCGGCCGTGTCGCCCGGCACCCCCAGCCCATTGCTGGCCACCATCCAGGCGCGCTGTGCCGCTCGTCCCGACAAAGAGTTGTTGATCTATCACGATGAGGCCGGCACGCAAGCCATCTCGGGCGCTGCCCTCGCCCGCAAGCTGGCGGCGGCGGGCAGCGCCTTGACGGCACATGTGGCCGCGCAGGACCGGGTGGTGCTGCTGTTTCCGCAAGGTTTCCACTATGGGCTCGGCCTGCTCGCGTGTTGGTATGCGAATGCCGTTGCCGTGCCAACGTCCATCACCGACCCCGCCGAACTCGACCAGAAGCGCGAGTTGCTGCAGGCCGTGATGGGCGGCTGTGGCGCCCGGTTCGTGCTGACCAGTACCTTGTTCGAAGAGACGGTCCGCACGCTGGTCGCGCCGTGGGGATGCCAAGTCCTGAACATCGAAGACTTGACGGCGGGAGCCGCGGCCGTTGCGCCACCTCGCCGCTGCCGCCACGACGATCTGGCGCTGCTCCTCTACACCTCGGGCTCCACCGCACAACCCAAGGGTGTCATGCTCAGCCATGAGGCCATCCGGAACAGCGCCACATCGCCCTTGTGGGGGTTGTCCGAGCAAAGTCGCGTCGTGTCCTGGTTGCCCCAGTTCCATGCTTTTGGCATCTGTCTGGGGTTGCTCTCGCCGCTTGCGCACGGCGCGACCAGCATCGTCTTTCCCCCCGCTCAATTCGTCGCCAACCCCGTCCTCTGGTTCGAACTGATCGACCGATACCAGGCCACCCACACCGGCGCTCCCAACTTCGTTTTCGACTACTGCTGCAAATCGATCGACGACGACGCGCTGTCCCGCCTCTCGCTTCGTTCGCTACAGGCCCTGGCGTGTGGCGGTGACGTGATCCACAAGGAGGCTTATGACCGGTTCGTCACACGGTTTGCCACCAGCACCGGTCTGAGCCCTGATGTGCTGGCGCCCAACTACGGTCTCTCCGAGGCCGGACCCGTCACGCTCAAGGCGCCCGGCCAGCCGATCAGCGTCATGACCCTGGACCGCGACGCGCTCCAAGCCGGTCGGGTCAGCAGCGCCGAGGGCGGCAAGGCCATCGTCGGCTGCGGCGAATGTGACCCGAGGACACGGATCGTCATCGTGGACCCGGAAACGCGCCAGCCTTGCCCTGCCGACCGTGTTGGCGAGGTCTGGCTGAAGGGTCCTGTCGTCGCACAGGGGTACTTCAACAACGCGGAGCAGACCGAGGTCACGTTCAACGGGGTGCTGTCGAACACGGGCGAAGGCGGATTCTTGCGCACCGGCGATCTCGGTTTCGTCGCCGACCGACAGCTTTACCTGGTGGGCCGCGAAAAGGATGTGATCGTGGTCCATGGCAAGAAACATCATTCCTCCGACATCGAGACGTCCATTCGAAACGGCGTGCAGGCCTGCCACGGCGCCTGCGCGGTGTTCGCCGTCGAGCAAGAGGGCGGCGAAGGCATGCGGGTGGTGGTCGTGCAAGAGATGCCAAGAGGGCTCGACGCGCGTTTCTATGAACGCACGCACGACGAGATCGTCACCTGCGTCTCGGCGCTCTACCAGATCGAGATCCACGACCTGGTGTTCATTCCGACGGGAACGATGCCGGTCACCGGCAGCCGCAAGGTCCGCCGGAAGGCGTGCAGGCAGAACTACGAAGCCGCCCTTCTCGAGGTCTTGTGGTGCAAGGCGCAAGCGCCGGTGGCCCCCGTCGAAGCGGTGACGTCGCGGGACACGACCGAGCTCGCAAACGTCATCGCGGTGCTCAAACAGCGTGTTCTGCTGCCCGAACTCGGCGCGCGCGCCGCGCAACTGCAGGCCGGCACCACGTTCAGCCAACTCGGGCTGGACTCCATCCGCTACATCCGGCTGGCGCGGAAGATCGAATCGATCTTTCAGGTCCCGTTCAAGCCGGGTCAGTTGTTCAAGCACAGCACCTGTGAAGCGCTGGCCCACCATCTCCTGCAGCAGCAGACAGAACCCACGCGCGACGTTTTGTACCCGCAGTGGCGCGCCTACCGCGATGAGGGTGTGCAACGCTTGCTGGACGACTGCCTGCACGGACGGGCGACCCTCCAGCAAACACTGAAATCGATCAAGGAGGGGGCATGA
- a CDS encoding diiron oxygenase, producing the protein MYTHIVRDAGLPDRVTAALADSWANRVAVKVGELDLKRYYDKNIPDYPPNLVPFRDDPRYGALDAEMRQRILAGAWVAYNEKTVDVETSIVAPACALLLKGAFQGLQTAELKRIIVQTQIDEQYHILMCLDACLLSRAMHGIEGLTVPQSWVVQQLEHALQQQTCARDAHIVQLGFATVAEVTINSYLDLLAQDQTIQPFNRETTALHRRDESAHNKIFTVITRQVYTHFSEHDRAVFRSAIATGLDAFVTIDLRAWREILRYLNVPDGSDIVDACERANGSKRLVRDFSGFRALLREIEVAESEIDFDFA; encoded by the coding sequence ATGTACACCCACATTGTTCGCGATGCCGGCCTGCCTGACCGGGTCACCGCTGCCTTGGCCGACTCGTGGGCGAATCGCGTCGCGGTGAAGGTCGGTGAACTGGACCTGAAACGGTACTACGACAAAAACATCCCGGACTACCCGCCCAACCTGGTGCCTTTTCGCGACGACCCTCGTTATGGCGCACTCGACGCAGAGATGCGCCAGCGCATCCTGGCCGGTGCCTGGGTGGCGTACAACGAAAAAACCGTGGATGTCGAGACCAGTATCGTGGCACCCGCCTGTGCGCTGTTGTTGAAGGGTGCTTTTCAAGGGCTGCAGACGGCCGAGCTGAAGCGCATCATCGTGCAGACGCAAATAGACGAGCAGTACCACATCCTGATGTGCCTGGATGCCTGTTTGCTCTCGCGTGCGATGCACGGCATCGAAGGCCTGACCGTGCCGCAGTCGTGGGTGGTCCAGCAATTGGAGCACGCCCTCCAACAACAGACCTGCGCGCGCGACGCGCACATCGTGCAACTCGGCTTTGCCACCGTCGCCGAAGTCACCATCAACAGCTACCTCGATTTGCTCGCCCAGGACCAGACCATACAGCCCTTCAATCGCGAAACCACGGCATTGCACCGCCGCGATGAATCTGCCCACAACAAGATCTTCACGGTGATCACCCGGCAGGTTTACACCCATTTCAGCGAGCATGACCGCGCCGTGTTCAGGAGCGCGATCGCCACCGGCCTGGACGCCTTTGTCACGATCGACCTGCGGGCCTGGCGGGAAATCCTGCGCTATTTGAACGTCCCTGACGGCAGCGACATCGTTGATGCGTGCGAACGTGCGAACGGCTCGAAACGCTTGGTGCGTGACTTCTCCGGCTTCCGGGCTTTGCTAAGGGAAATCGAGGTGGCGGAAAGCGAAATCGATTTCGATTTCGCCTGA
- a CDS encoding anthranilate synthase component II, protein MICLIDNYDSFTYNIVHYLVELGAEVQVILNDEMSPRDVLALNPSHIILSPGPGTPDESGISKSLLLLAADRGIPLLGVCLGHEVIGEVFGASIRHARRVTHGKSSKIHHGGTGIFRSLPSGFAAGRYHSLIVEQQDLPECLEITAWTATQTGEMDEIMGLAHKALPIFGVQFHPESIMTEHGHDLFANFLTLDAPQDVSRTRQFTVSYQEN, encoded by the coding sequence ATGATCTGCTTGATCGACAACTACGATTCGTTTACCTACAACATCGTGCACTACCTGGTCGAACTCGGCGCCGAGGTGCAGGTCATCCTGAACGACGAGATGTCGCCCCGAGACGTGCTGGCGTTGAACCCGTCTCACATCATCCTGTCGCCCGGCCCCGGGACGCCCGACGAGTCGGGCATCTCGAAAAGCCTGCTGCTGCTGGCCGCTGATCGTGGCATACCGCTGCTGGGAGTTTGTCTCGGCCACGAGGTGATCGGAGAGGTGTTTGGCGCTTCCATTCGCCACGCCAGACGTGTCACGCACGGAAAATCCAGCAAGATCCATCACGGCGGCACAGGGATTTTTCGCAGCTTACCCAGTGGTTTCGCCGCCGGCCGCTACCACTCGCTGATCGTCGAACAGCAGGATCTGCCGGAATGTCTGGAGATCACGGCGTGGACCGCCACCCAGACAGGTGAGATGGACGAAATCATGGGCCTGGCGCACAAAGCCTTACCCATCTTCGGCGTGCAATTCCACCCGGAATCCATCATGACCGAACACGGCCATGACCTGTTCGCGAATTTCTTGACCCTCGACGCGCCGCAAGACGTATCGCGCACGCGCCAGTTCACCGTCTCTTACCAGGAGAACTGA
- the pabB gene encoding aminodeoxychorismate synthase component I yields the protein MRTTDQLREILSAGQFAILDNNRQGKTGTTYVFSNPLMYCTAHTPEQVEHQLAEIETQTQRGRHVAGYFSYELGYALNARLQTKLPKHRELPLFCVGVYQDRLEIDDGLFEEALSTLENQTDLHIIDCRLNMSREQYLEQIGKVKQHIHDGDTYQVNYTLKYKFRHTGSPLRLYAELRRRQRVEYGAFLDFPGVSILSRSPELFVHKTGEDIYTKPMKGTCKRGATPEQDRMNFEFLSSDEKSRAENVMIVDLLRNDFSRISQRASVKTTNLFEVQTYETLHQMVSTVSAKVDPRLGLARLLKQIFPCGSITGAPKIRTMEIIRDLEVEPRGVYTGAIGFASPDHALCLNVPIRTLALWPDGRGEMGVGSGVVHDSDPEAEYEECELKGRFFTRGFADFDLIECLLFDQEYRHLDKHLARLKQSAAELGFPVDVTQLRAALLSEPATLPPEPVKVRVVLMKSGEFRIECVPLGPSDTTTKKITVSADTVTSSRNRLLAHKTSARAAYKDAYDRCSRDGYYDVIFLNELNQVTEGSFNNLFIRKDGVWYTPPVSCGLLPGIQRQCLLESSDIDAREKILTLSDLHDADEIFLVNAIRGVKKVELDHPAKAAP from the coding sequence ATGCGAACGACAGACCAGCTACGCGAGATATTGTCCGCAGGGCAGTTCGCGATCCTCGACAACAACAGACAAGGGAAGACGGGCACCACCTACGTCTTCTCAAATCCCTTGATGTATTGCACCGCTCATACGCCGGAGCAGGTCGAGCACCAGCTCGCCGAAATTGAAACGCAGACCCAACGCGGGCGCCACGTTGCGGGCTACTTCTCTTACGAACTCGGTTATGCGCTCAACGCTCGCTTGCAGACCAAGCTGCCGAAGCACCGGGAGCTGCCGCTGTTCTGCGTGGGTGTGTACCAGGACCGACTGGAAATCGACGACGGTCTGTTCGAAGAAGCCCTGAGCACCCTTGAAAACCAGACCGATCTGCACATCATCGACTGCCGTCTGAACATGTCGCGGGAGCAATATCTCGAGCAGATCGGAAAGGTCAAGCAACATATCCACGATGGCGACACCTATCAGGTCAACTACACGCTGAAATACAAGTTCAGGCACACGGGATCGCCTCTGCGCTTGTATGCAGAACTGAGGCGCCGGCAGCGGGTTGAATATGGCGCCTTTCTGGATTTTCCCGGCGTGTCCATCCTCTCCCGGTCACCGGAGCTTTTCGTTCACAAGACGGGTGAAGATATCTACACCAAGCCGATGAAGGGAACCTGCAAGCGAGGAGCCACCCCAGAGCAAGACCGGATGAATTTCGAGTTCCTGTCGAGCGACGAAAAGTCCAGGGCCGAAAACGTCATGATTGTGGATTTGCTCCGCAACGACTTCTCCCGCATCAGCCAACGTGCATCGGTCAAAACCACCAACCTGTTCGAGGTTCAAACCTACGAGACCTTACATCAGATGGTGTCCACCGTATCGGCAAAAGTCGACCCACGGCTCGGTCTGGCTCGATTGCTGAAGCAAATATTTCCGTGCGGTTCCATCACCGGCGCGCCGAAGATCCGCACCATGGAAATCATCCGCGACCTGGAAGTCGAACCGCGTGGCGTCTATACCGGCGCGATCGGCTTTGCGTCTCCTGATCATGCACTTTGCCTGAACGTCCCGATCCGCACGCTGGCGCTCTGGCCTGACGGACGCGGCGAAATGGGAGTGGGCAGCGGGGTGGTGCACGACTCCGATCCCGAGGCTGAATATGAAGAGTGCGAGCTGAAAGGCCGCTTCTTCACGCGCGGCTTCGCCGACTTCGACCTCATCGAGTGCCTGCTGTTCGACCAGGAATACCGACATCTCGACAAGCATCTGGCGCGACTGAAGCAGAGCGCCGCCGAGCTGGGTTTCCCGGTCGACGTGACACAACTGCGCGCCGCGTTGTTGTCCGAACCGGCCACCCTGCCGCCAGAACCCGTCAAAGTGCGCGTCGTGCTCATGAAGTCGGGCGAATTCAGGATCGAGTGCGTGCCGCTGGGGCCGAGCGACACGACGACAAAAAAGATCACCGTGTCCGCCGATACCGTCACCTCGAGCCGCAACCGGTTGTTGGCGCACAAAACCTCGGCCCGTGCGGCCTACAAGGACGCGTATGACAGGTGCAGCCGTGACGGTTATTACGACGTCATCTTCCTGAACGAGTTGAACCAGGTCACCGAAGGCTCGTTCAACAACCTCTTCATTCGAAAAGACGGCGTCTGGTACACCCCGCCCGTTTCCTGCGGACTGCTGCCCGGCATCCAGCGCCAGTGCCTGCTGGAATCGAGCGACATCGATGCACGCGAAAAGATTCTGACGCTCAGCGACTTGCACGACGCGGACGAGATCTTTCTCGTCAACGCCATCCGCGGTGTCAAGAAGGTGGAACTCGATCACCCTGCGAAGGCGGCGCCATGA
- a CDS encoding cupredoxin domain-containing protein, whose translation MRFHPIAATLALMLATTGAWAGGNHAGGHSGDQALKHAHAAGEKAQKDWGIAGDPKAVQRTIEIKMTDDMRFTPSQLRVRQGETVKFVIRNAGQLKHEMVIGTKRELDEHAASMAKFPEMEHEEPDEVHVDPGQTGELIWTFNRPGEFDFACLIAGHYQAGMVGKIKVAAR comes from the coding sequence ATGAGATTCCACCCCATCGCCGCCACCTTGGCACTGATGCTCGCGACGACGGGTGCCTGGGCTGGAGGCAACCATGCCGGCGGCCACAGCGGCGACCAGGCTCTGAAGCACGCGCATGCGGCCGGCGAGAAAGCGCAAAAGGACTGGGGTATCGCCGGCGATCCGAAGGCGGTGCAGCGCACCATCGAGATCAAGATGACCGACGACATGCGTTTCACGCCCAGCCAACTGCGCGTGCGGCAAGGCGAGACCGTGAAGTTCGTGATCCGCAATGCCGGGCAGTTGAAGCACGAGATGGTGATCGGCACCAAGCGTGAACTCGACGAACACGCTGCCTCGATGGCCAAGTTTCCGGAGATGGAGCATGAGGAGCCCGACGAGGTGCATGTCGACCCGGGACAGACGGGAGAGCTGATCTGGACGTTCAACCGTCCCGGCGAGTTCGACTTCGCCTGCCTGATCGCCGGCCACTACCAGGCGGGTATGGTCGGAAAGATCAAGGTGGCCGCGCGATGA
- a CDS encoding copper-binding protein, which yields MNPLLTPLLVVSLLVAAGPARATADAPAAPAPSATSAAYLAEGEVRKIDPANAKITVKHGEIKNLRMPAMTMVFRVRDPALLNQVKVGDKIRFAAEKSGPAIVITRIEPAP from the coding sequence ATGAACCCACTGCTGACCCCCTTGTTGGTCGTGTCCCTGCTGGTCGCAGCCGGGCCCGCCCGCGCCACAGCAGACGCGCCCGCGGCGCCCGCCCCCAGCGCGACATCTGCCGCCTACCTGGCGGAGGGCGAAGTGCGCAAGATCGACCCGGCCAACGCAAAGATCACCGTCAAGCACGGCGAGATCAAGAACCTCCGGATGCCGGCGATGACCATGGTGTTCCGGGTCCGGGACCCGGCGCTGCTGAACCAGGTGAAGGTGGGCGACAAAATCCGGTTCGCCGCGGAGAAGTCGGGGCCGGCGATCGTCATCACCCGGATCGAGCCGGCGCCGTGA
- a CDS encoding peroxidase family protein, translated as MEWKQSCLLSIVVTTMACQSVFGETVNARFPREAQDSNNKFIRMFPNLEAFSQRNDRVRNAVRNLGAKNGLLDAQDNMTDPVQSITNQPVFSPLNLDNPKMTAGVTFFGQFLDHDLTLDLRSKLQEKTGPSRTVNFRTAAFDLDSLYGEGPDRSPELYVQSDTDIKFKIEPIPGSEAVSRKGAQRFDMPREPNGDAIIADSRNDENLILSQFHLAMLRFHNAVTDHLKAQQANRGLSPRELFSLARRTVRWHYQWIILHEFLPLTIGQDRVDRIMRGGLRFFENDRGRQQAAADRDMSLASREDREDDRGRRDDRDRRDGRRNDCRDDDRNDDRNDRRDHQARHRNGNDDDDCRRPGPQIPVEFSVAAYRFGHSQVRPSYRANFGPDQNRQFFAFILDERQDPGLTDPEDLRGGRRAPRRFIDWQTFFNFGDGNVRQNKIIDTKISTVLMEMPGARAPLPGLPDDGVQSLPSRNMMRHVNFGLPSGQAIARRMNEPALTREQLKDLAPFDMAESTPLWFYVLREAEVMEAGLRLGPVGSRIVGEVFIGLLRADRTSFLASSPQWKPNLPSAGGPGTFQITDLLKFAGVVPPLQ; from the coding sequence ATGGAATGGAAACAATCGTGCCTGCTCTCCATCGTCGTGACGACGATGGCCTGTCAATCGGTATTCGGCGAAACCGTCAATGCCCGCTTTCCACGGGAGGCCCAGGACTCCAACAACAAGTTCATCCGGATGTTCCCCAATCTGGAGGCGTTCTCGCAGCGGAACGACCGGGTGCGGAACGCGGTGCGCAACCTGGGGGCGAAGAATGGCCTGCTCGATGCGCAGGACAACATGACCGATCCGGTTCAGTCGATCACCAACCAGCCGGTGTTCAGCCCGCTGAACCTCGACAACCCGAAGATGACGGCCGGGGTGACCTTTTTCGGCCAGTTTCTGGATCATGACCTGACCCTGGACTTGCGATCGAAGCTTCAGGAGAAGACCGGCCCCAGCCGCACGGTGAACTTCCGCACCGCGGCCTTCGATCTCGACTCGCTCTACGGCGAGGGCCCGGACCGATCGCCCGAGCTGTACGTGCAGTCCGACACCGACATCAAGTTCAAGATCGAGCCGATCCCTGGGTCAGAAGCGGTGTCGCGCAAGGGTGCACAACGCTTCGACATGCCGCGCGAGCCGAACGGCGACGCGATCATCGCCGACAGCCGCAACGACGAGAACCTGATCCTCTCGCAGTTCCATCTGGCGATGCTGCGCTTTCACAACGCCGTCACGGACCACCTCAAGGCACAGCAAGCGAACCGTGGCCTGTCGCCGCGCGAGTTGTTCTCGCTGGCGCGCCGGACCGTCCGGTGGCACTACCAGTGGATCATCCTGCACGAGTTCCTGCCCCTCACGATCGGCCAGGACCGTGTGGACCGGATCATGCGCGGCGGGCTCAGGTTCTTCGAGAACGACCGAGGGCGCCAGCAAGCGGCCGCGGATCGCGACATGAGCCTTGCCAGCAGGGAGGACAGGGAGGACGACCGGGGCCGCAGGGACGACAGGGACCGCCGGGACGGCCGTCGCAACGACTGCAGGGACGACGACCGGAACGACGACAGGAACGACCGCCGGGACCACCAGGCACGGCACCGGAACGGCAACGACGACGATGACTGCCGCCGTCCCGGTCCGCAGATCCCGGTCGAGTTCTCCGTCGCGGCCTACCGCTTTGGCCATTCCCAGGTTCGGCCGAGCTATCGGGCGAACTTCGGGCCCGATCAGAACCGGCAGTTCTTCGCGTTCATCCTCGACGAAAGGCAGGACCCGGGCCTCACCGACCCCGAGGATCTGCGCGGCGGCCGGCGGGCACCCAGGAGGTTCATCGACTGGCAGACCTTCTTCAATTTCGGCGACGGCAATGTGCGCCAGAACAAGATCATCGACACCAAGATTTCCACCGTCTTGATGGAGATGCCCGGCGCCCGGGCGCCGCTGCCCGGTCTGCCCGACGACGGCGTGCAATCGCTGCCCTCCCGCAACATGATGCGCCACGTCAACTTCGGGCTGCCGTCGGGCCAGGCGATCGCGCGCCGTATGAATGAGCCGGCGCTGACGCGCGAGCAACTGAAGGACCTCGCGCCGTTCGACATGGCCGAAAGCACGCCGCTGTGGTTCTACGTGCTGCGGGAAGCGGAGGTGATGGAAGCCGGCCTGCGGCTCGGACCGGTGGGCTCACGCATCGTCGGCGAAGTGTTCATCGGGCTGCTGAGGGCGGACCGGACTTCGTTCCTGGCCTCGTCTCCGCAGTGGAAGCCGAACCTGCCGTCGGCCGGCGGTCCCGGCACGTTCCAGATCACCGATCTGCTCAAGTTCGCGGGAGTGGTACCGCCCTTGCAATAG